One genomic window of Flexivirga oryzae includes the following:
- a CDS encoding ATP-dependent DNA helicase, producing MRHVLELRRGPDLSVRPPELDEVQQTARDSEERATVVLGAPGTGKSTLAVECVVAAVGRGTRPDHCLLLAPTRLAAAELRDQVTARLQGTSTQPLARTHQALGFGILRQAAALDGEPAPRLLSGPEQDVVLRELLDGHAAGDGLPPDWPDFVRNALPTRGFRSELRDLLMRAVEWGLTAQELAELGRRHDHPEWVAAAQVLDEYDQVTALSRPGAFDPAWILSAAADLLEADPDARERVQNTLRLVVIDDAQELTRAAARLLRLVVAPRTRIVLIGDPDAAVQGFRGADPMMFGALGDHFGAVDHRTLPIGYRQPELLRAAAVRVSERIGAVAGAEHRSVTTRPGGTVDVALLRAAPQEAAHIAAQLRRAQLLDGVPWSQMAVIVRGQARAGTLRRALANSGVPVSSPPTVVPLRDEPAVRPFLALLEVIGRLIDDDPDPVTPDLAADILGSPLGGADAVGLRRLRRALRAEELGADGSRSSDELLAAAITGLPWLELIGPVATPALRVAGVIRAGREAALATGATAESVLWAMWDASGLAPVWQEQALAGGRGGKRADERLDAIVALFSDAAAYTDRLPGAAPLDFLEHVRGQDVPGDRLVAAAPDDETVALLTPQAAAGREWQFVVVAGVQEGVWPDLRLRGSLLGSERLVDVLADRGDSWRAAQTAVRYDETRQFLVAVTRASRRLLVTAVRSEDEQPSPYLDVVDPLDVPDDPDALREFTEVARATTLPAVVGELRRELATGDDQQRGQAARQLARLAATGVRGADPSQWWALRELSDDRPLRAAEQRVQVSPSRVESFGECGLRWLLTAAGGEGPDVGAAALGTLVHEVAQEFADTDPEAMAAALDERWARLGLGDTWVSEQQRNTAQQMLTRLIGYLDEAKAQGWKPVGVEVPFSVLIGRAQLAGRVDRLEEREGELRVIDLKTGSSKPTAAELVTNPQLAAYQVAVAEGAFPEGTTSGGAALVQVGKAAGKSAATQVQAPLAEQDDPRWAYNLIAETADGMAAGTFTAQLNKRCRTCAVIKSCPLQPEGSRS from the coding sequence ATGAGACACGTGCTGGAACTGCGACGTGGCCCCGACCTGTCGGTGCGCCCGCCCGAGCTGGACGAGGTCCAGCAGACGGCGCGCGACAGCGAGGAGCGGGCGACCGTCGTGCTGGGAGCGCCGGGCACCGGCAAGTCGACGCTCGCGGTCGAGTGTGTCGTCGCCGCGGTCGGACGCGGCACACGTCCCGACCACTGCCTGCTGCTCGCACCGACCCGGCTGGCGGCCGCCGAGCTGCGTGATCAGGTCACGGCGCGGCTGCAGGGCACCTCGACGCAACCGCTCGCCCGCACCCACCAGGCGCTGGGATTCGGCATCCTCCGCCAGGCCGCTGCGCTGGATGGCGAACCGGCACCTCGACTGCTCAGCGGTCCGGAGCAGGACGTCGTGCTGCGCGAGCTGCTCGACGGCCATGCGGCGGGTGACGGCCTCCCTCCCGACTGGCCGGACTTCGTACGAAATGCATTGCCCACCAGGGGTTTCCGAAGCGAGCTGCGTGACCTGCTGATGCGCGCGGTCGAGTGGGGGCTCACCGCGCAGGAGCTTGCAGAGCTGGGGCGACGGCACGACCATCCCGAGTGGGTCGCCGCAGCGCAGGTGCTCGACGAATACGACCAGGTCACCGCGTTGTCCAGGCCGGGCGCGTTCGACCCGGCATGGATCCTGTCTGCTGCCGCTGACCTGCTGGAGGCCGACCCGGACGCGCGCGAGCGGGTGCAGAACACCTTGCGGCTGGTGGTGATCGACGACGCACAGGAGCTGACCCGCGCCGCGGCCCGACTGCTCCGGTTGGTCGTGGCGCCGCGCACCAGGATCGTCCTCATCGGCGACCCCGACGCCGCGGTGCAGGGCTTCCGCGGCGCCGACCCGATGATGTTCGGCGCACTGGGTGATCACTTCGGTGCGGTCGACCACCGCACCCTGCCGATCGGCTACCGGCAACCTGAGCTGCTGCGGGCTGCGGCCGTGCGGGTGAGCGAGCGCATCGGTGCCGTCGCCGGAGCCGAACACCGTTCCGTCACAACGCGACCCGGCGGCACGGTCGACGTCGCGTTGCTGCGCGCGGCACCTCAGGAAGCCGCCCACATCGCGGCCCAGCTGCGGCGCGCTCAGCTGCTCGACGGCGTGCCGTGGTCGCAGATGGCGGTGATCGTGCGTGGGCAGGCACGGGCGGGAACACTGCGCCGCGCCCTCGCCAACTCGGGTGTCCCGGTGAGTTCGCCGCCGACGGTCGTGCCGCTGCGCGACGAGCCGGCGGTGCGGCCCTTCCTGGCACTGCTGGAGGTCATCGGCCGGCTGATCGACGACGACCCGGACCCGGTCACGCCGGACCTCGCCGCCGACATCCTGGGCTCGCCGCTGGGCGGCGCCGACGCGGTCGGACTGCGCAGGCTGCGCCGTGCGTTGCGAGCGGAGGAGTTGGGGGCCGACGGCTCCCGCTCGTCCGACGAGTTGCTCGCCGCTGCGATCACCGGGCTGCCGTGGCTGGAGCTGATCGGCCCGGTGGCGACGCCGGCGCTGCGCGTCGCGGGCGTCATACGGGCCGGGCGGGAGGCGGCGCTCGCAACCGGTGCCACCGCCGAGAGCGTGCTCTGGGCCATGTGGGACGCCAGTGGGCTCGCGCCGGTGTGGCAGGAGCAGGCGCTCGCCGGTGGGCGCGGGGGGAAACGTGCCGACGAGCGGCTGGACGCGATCGTCGCACTCTTCTCCGACGCCGCCGCCTACACCGACCGGTTGCCCGGCGCGGCGCCACTGGACTTCCTGGAGCACGTTCGCGGGCAGGACGTCCCGGGTGACCGGTTGGTTGCCGCCGCTCCGGACGACGAGACCGTGGCACTGCTCACCCCGCAGGCGGCCGCCGGGCGGGAGTGGCAGTTCGTCGTGGTGGCCGGCGTCCAGGAGGGGGTCTGGCCCGACCTCCGGTTGCGCGGCTCGCTGCTCGGCTCGGAGCGGCTGGTCGATGTGCTCGCCGACCGCGGCGACTCGTGGCGGGCCGCGCAGACCGCGGTGCGGTATGACGAGACGCGGCAGTTCCTCGTCGCGGTGACCCGGGCGAGCCGCCGGCTGCTGGTGACAGCGGTCCGCAGCGAGGACGAACAACCTTCGCCATACCTCGACGTGGTGGATCCGCTGGACGTTCCCGACGACCCGGATGCACTACGCGAGTTCACTGAAGTGGCAAGGGCGACAACGCTTCCCGCCGTCGTCGGTGAGCTGCGACGCGAGCTGGCGACCGGCGATGACCAGCAACGCGGGCAGGCGGCTCGTCAGCTTGCGCGGCTGGCCGCGACCGGGGTACGAGGGGCCGACCCCTCGCAGTGGTGGGCGCTGCGGGAGCTGTCCGACGACCGACCGCTGCGTGCCGCGGAACAACGGGTGCAGGTGTCACCGTCACGGGTCGAGTCGTTCGGCGAGTGCGGGCTGCGCTGGTTGCTGACCGCCGCCGGTGGGGAAGGACCCGACGTGGGTGCGGCGGCGCTCGGCACCCTGGTGCACGAGGTGGCGCAGGAGTTCGCCGACACCGACCCGGAGGCGATGGCTGCGGCCCTCGACGAGCGTTGGGCGCGGCTGGGACTCGGCGACACGTGGGTGTCGGAGCAGCAGCGCAACACCGCCCAGCAGATGCTGACCCGGCTGATCGGGTACCTCGACGAGGCGAAGGCACAGGGCTGGAAACCGGTCGGGGTGGAGGTGCCGTTCTCGGTGCTGATCGGCCGCGCCCAACTGGCCGGTCGCGTCGACCGGCTGGAGGAGCGCGAGGGCGAGTTGCGGGTGATCGACCTCAAGACAGGGTCGTCGAAGCCGACCGCGGCGGAGCTGGTCACCAACCCACAACTGGCCGCCTACCAGGTGGCGGTCGCCGAGGGCGCGTTCCCGGAGGGCACGACGTCGGGTGGCGCCGCCCTCGTGCAGGTCGGCAAGGCGGCCGGCAAGAGCGCGGCGACCCAGGTGCAGGCACCGCTCGCCGAGCAGGACGACCCGCGGTGGGCCTACAACCTCATCGCGGAGACCGCCGACGGCATGGCCGCAGGCACCTTCACGGCGCAGCTGAACAAGCGCTGTCGCACGTGCGCGGTGATCAAGAGCTGCCCGCTGCAGCCGGAGGGATCCCGGTCGTGA
- a CDS encoding 3-oxoacyl-ACP reductase family protein, producing MTETAAADPNTPRRPRLHGKVAFVTGGTRGIGAAISRSLAEQGAVVAAGYSSNSTKAEEFAAGLKEAGLEGSVVQGNVGEVDDCRNAINEVIERHGRLDILVNNAGITIDKTVLKLTAEDWMKVIAVNLNGAFFMSQSVLPHMIERGTGRIINISSIIGETGNIGQANYAASKSGLFGLTKTLALEAAFQLKRAGKLDEDSDGITVNTVAPGFIATEMLEHIPDKVLDGIKAKIPVGRLGRPDEIARVVHFLAADQSSYITGAVWGVNGGMDM from the coding sequence ATGACCGAGACAGCAGCTGCCGACCCGAACACCCCGCGCCGTCCACGCCTGCACGGCAAGGTCGCCTTCGTCACCGGGGGCACCCGCGGCATCGGGGCCGCGATCAGTCGCAGCCTCGCCGAGCAGGGAGCCGTCGTGGCGGCCGGATACAGCTCCAACAGCACCAAGGCGGAGGAGTTCGCGGCCGGCCTGAAGGAGGCCGGACTCGAGGGTTCGGTGGTCCAGGGCAACGTCGGTGAGGTGGACGACTGCCGCAACGCGATCAACGAGGTCATCGAGCGGCACGGCCGGCTGGACATCCTGGTCAACAACGCCGGCATCACGATCGACAAGACCGTCCTCAAGCTCACCGCCGAGGACTGGATGAAGGTCATCGCCGTCAACCTCAACGGTGCGTTCTTCATGTCCCAGTCGGTGCTGCCGCACATGATCGAGCGTGGCACCGGGCGGATCATCAACATCTCGTCGATCATCGGAGAGACCGGCAACATCGGTCAGGCCAACTACGCCGCCTCCAAGTCCGGTCTCTTCGGGCTCACCAAGACCCTGGCGCTGGAGGCCGCGTTCCAGCTCAAGCGGGCCGGCAAGCTCGACGAGGACTCCGACGGAATCACCGTCAACACCGTCGCACCGGGGTTCATCGCGACCGAGATGCTCGAGCACATCCCGGACAAGGTCCTGGACGGGATCAAGGCGAAGATCCCGGTCGGCCGGCTCGGTCGTCCCGACGAGATCGCGCGCGTCGTGCACTTCCTCGCCGCCGACCAGTCGTCCTACATCACCGGCGCCGTATGGGGCGTCAACGGCGGCATGGACATGTGA
- the nudC gene encoding NAD(+) diphosphatase: MPAASQTRFDLVLDSSTLDRQSLRRRDPELIPTLLAQRSTAVLDVYGDRLPNVGDGNRLRFRRPEAGDRDELLVYLGEVTGREVLAVLRDRDDEVPADGLRYLGMRLHPEDVPIAVAATGIGRWHAVTGFCSKCGSATRVTDAGWVRHCENCGRDHFPRTDPAVIMSVVDTDDRLLLGRGRNFTGNGMSVLAGFVEPGESLETAVAREVMEEVGVAVTDVQFLGDQPWPFPASLMVGFTCRATSTELTLDPEEIAAARWFTRPELAAAVASGEVHLSPRLSIARHLIEHWYGVPIEQPDDGASLRRGS, encoded by the coding sequence GTGCCCGCAGCTTCGCAAACTCGTTTCGATCTCGTCCTCGACAGCAGCACCCTCGACCGCCAATCGTTGCGGCGGCGTGACCCCGAGCTGATCCCTACCCTCCTGGCGCAGCGGTCGACCGCCGTGCTGGACGTGTATGGCGACAGGCTTCCCAACGTCGGTGACGGCAACCGGCTGCGCTTCCGCCGCCCGGAGGCGGGTGACCGCGACGAACTGCTGGTCTACCTCGGGGAGGTGACCGGGCGCGAGGTGCTGGCGGTCCTGCGGGACCGGGACGACGAGGTGCCGGCCGACGGACTGCGCTATCTCGGGATGCGGCTGCACCCCGAGGATGTGCCGATCGCCGTCGCGGCCACCGGTATCGGGCGGTGGCACGCGGTCACCGGCTTCTGCTCCAAGTGCGGCTCGGCGACCCGGGTGACGGACGCCGGCTGGGTGCGGCACTGCGAGAACTGCGGCCGCGACCACTTCCCGCGCACCGACCCGGCGGTCATCATGTCGGTCGTCGACACCGATGACCGGCTGCTGCTCGGCCGCGGCCGGAACTTCACCGGCAACGGGATGTCGGTGCTGGCTGGTTTCGTGGAGCCCGGCGAGTCGCTCGAGACCGCCGTCGCCCGCGAGGTCATGGAGGAGGTCGGGGTGGCCGTCACCGATGTGCAGTTCCTCGGGGATCAGCCGTGGCCGTTCCCGGCATCGCTGATGGTCGGGTTCACCTGCCGGGCGACCTCCACCGAGCTCACTCTCGACCCGGAGGAGATCGCCGCGGCCCGGTGGTTCACCCGCCCGGAGCTGGCGGCCGCCGTCGCGAGCGGCGAGGTGCACCTGTCGCCCCGGCTGTCGATCGCCCGGCACCTCATCGAACACTGGTACGGCGTTCCCATCGAGCAGCCGGACGACGGCGCCTCGCTGCGGCGGGGGTCCTGA
- a CDS encoding UvrD-helicase domain-containing protein: protein MNVEKNYGAVDLAAALGLPRPTEEQIAVTEASPDSPLLVVAGAGSGKTETMAARVVWLVANRHVEPDQILGLTFTRKAAGQLAERIGLRLRRLRREGIWLPTTDDGTSALAELPTVQTYHSYAGRIVGEHGLRLGVEPESRLLSEAAAWQLASEAVLSYDGPMDLVTSAANNVTTAVVSIAGELAEHLVSVAQLEEYLDQFLTDTAQLPPKGRTKVTAGEIKKVTDALAARKQIVPVVERYLRLKRARSALDFADQMALAAHLARSFPELSVLERQRFRAVLLDEFQDTSEAQMVLLRSLYAGNDEAAVDGVRVTAVGDPNQSIYGWRGASATTLASFPELFADGTGRAKVLQLSRSWRNDSGILSAANRVSSPLRSASTVPVETLRPRPGAGEGSVVAARLIDQSAEAAHIADWIAARHLDADGEWTRRTAAVLCRKRSQFAAVTEALQQRNLPVEVVGVGGLLTTSEVADIVSLLWAVQDPTRGDQLMRLLTGPLMRLGPADLDGLGEWARELEKRDRPQPAEGRGAAADIESETRERASVVEALDELPDPDWRGTAGQRISDTALQRLAGLAHDVRRLRSLTGLPLGELVVEAERALALDIEVLSRPGQTPETARVHLDGFAEVAAGFASSSDRPTLGGFLDWLAAAEREERGLDRPYLEAEPRAVQVLTVHAAKGLEWDIVAVPGLVEGTFPDHSGVVGWSADHHGWKISKDGKPGDPSSWAVNAAEWIGGVEGLPFDLRGDADGLPQLRWAEATDAAELRDAITEFRAAAGQHGLDEERRLAYVAYTRARSELLLTASVWSTASTPRVTSRYLTELVDAGLARRDTWEPMPEPEPGETKVANPHDGADSVLSWPTDPLAPRRAQLADGVRRVSDALMDGVQDVLPLDDREQEIELLLRERDRHRRRGPSAVMLPRHLSASAVVSLAADPAEFTRELRRPMPSPPAQAARRGTAFHAWIEQHYARAALVDVLELPGAADEDADDGADLEALKDRFLASEWANRTPEEIEVSVETWIDGIAVRGRIDAVFPRADGGFVIVDWKTGARPSGAAMRARVLQLAAYRLAFARLRGIPTEQVDAAFYYAGTGDTVRPDLPADDAIGELLRAIPG from the coding sequence GTGAACGTCGAAAAAAACTATGGGGCAGTCGATCTCGCGGCAGCACTCGGGCTGCCGCGGCCGACCGAGGAGCAGATCGCGGTCACCGAGGCCAGCCCGGACTCACCACTGCTGGTGGTGGCCGGTGCCGGCTCCGGCAAAACCGAGACGATGGCCGCCCGCGTCGTGTGGCTGGTGGCGAACAGGCACGTCGAGCCCGACCAGATCCTCGGCCTCACCTTCACCCGTAAGGCAGCCGGTCAACTCGCCGAGCGCATCGGGCTGCGGCTGCGGCGGCTGCGGCGCGAGGGCATCTGGCTGCCGACGACCGACGACGGCACATCGGCCCTGGCCGAACTTCCGACGGTGCAGACCTACCACTCCTACGCCGGCCGCATCGTGGGCGAGCACGGGCTGCGGCTGGGTGTCGAGCCGGAGTCACGGCTGCTGTCGGAGGCGGCCGCCTGGCAGCTCGCCTCCGAGGCGGTGCTGTCGTACGACGGGCCGATGGACCTGGTCACGTCCGCCGCGAACAACGTGACGACCGCGGTGGTGTCGATCGCCGGCGAGCTCGCAGAGCACCTGGTCAGTGTTGCGCAACTGGAGGAATACCTCGACCAGTTCCTCACGGACACAGCGCAATTGCCGCCCAAAGGACGGACCAAGGTGACCGCCGGCGAGATCAAGAAGGTCACCGATGCGCTGGCCGCTCGCAAGCAGATCGTGCCCGTCGTCGAGCGCTACCTCAGGTTGAAACGGGCGCGGTCCGCGCTCGACTTCGCCGACCAGATGGCGCTCGCGGCGCACCTGGCGCGCAGTTTCCCGGAGTTGAGCGTCCTTGAGCGGCAACGTTTCCGGGCGGTGCTGCTGGACGAGTTCCAGGACACCAGCGAGGCACAGATGGTGCTGTTGCGCTCCCTGTATGCCGGCAACGACGAGGCGGCGGTCGACGGGGTCCGGGTCACTGCGGTGGGCGATCCCAACCAGTCGATCTACGGTTGGCGCGGCGCCAGTGCGACCACGCTCGCGAGTTTCCCCGAGCTCTTCGCGGACGGAACCGGCCGGGCGAAGGTCCTTCAGCTGTCGCGGAGCTGGCGCAATGACAGCGGAATCCTGTCGGCGGCCAACCGGGTGTCGAGCCCGCTGCGGTCGGCCAGCACCGTGCCGGTCGAGACGCTGCGACCACGGCCGGGTGCCGGGGAGGGCTCCGTCGTCGCCGCGCGGTTGATCGATCAGTCCGCGGAGGCGGCCCACATCGCCGACTGGATCGCGGCCCGCCACCTCGACGCCGACGGTGAGTGGACGCGCCGGACGGCTGCCGTGCTGTGCCGCAAACGGTCGCAGTTCGCCGCCGTCACCGAGGCACTGCAGCAACGCAACCTGCCGGTGGAGGTCGTCGGTGTCGGCGGTTTGCTGACGACCTCCGAGGTGGCCGACATCGTGAGTTTGCTGTGGGCGGTGCAGGATCCGACCCGTGGGGACCAGTTGATGCGGCTGCTGACCGGACCGCTGATGCGCCTCGGCCCGGCCGATCTGGACGGGCTCGGGGAGTGGGCCCGTGAGCTGGAGAAGCGGGACCGACCGCAGCCCGCCGAGGGCCGCGGCGCGGCTGCGGACATCGAGTCGGAGACACGGGAGCGCGCATCCGTCGTCGAGGCGCTCGACGAGCTGCCCGACCCCGACTGGCGAGGGACGGCAGGCCAGCGCATCAGCGACACCGCCCTGCAGCGGTTGGCCGGGCTGGCGCACGACGTGCGACGGTTGCGGTCGCTGACCGGGCTGCCGCTCGGTGAGCTGGTGGTGGAGGCGGAGCGTGCGCTCGCCCTCGACATCGAGGTGCTCTCCAGGCCCGGGCAGACACCCGAGACAGCGCGCGTGCACCTCGACGGATTTGCGGAAGTCGCAGCGGGATTCGCCTCATCGTCGGATCGTCCGACGCTCGGTGGGTTCCTCGACTGGCTGGCCGCGGCCGAGCGGGAGGAGCGCGGGCTCGACCGCCCCTACCTGGAAGCCGAACCCCGTGCGGTGCAGGTGCTCACGGTGCACGCCGCCAAGGGTCTGGAGTGGGACATCGTCGCGGTGCCCGGCCTGGTCGAGGGCACCTTCCCCGACCACTCCGGCGTCGTGGGCTGGAGCGCCGATCACCACGGTTGGAAGATCAGCAAGGACGGCAAGCCCGGCGATCCGTCGAGCTGGGCGGTGAACGCAGCCGAGTGGATCGGTGGTGTCGAGGGCCTGCCGTTCGACCTGCGTGGCGATGCCGACGGGCTGCCGCAACTGCGCTGGGCGGAAGCCACCGATGCGGCCGAACTACGCGACGCGATCACCGAATTCCGTGCCGCAGCAGGACAACACGGGCTGGATGAGGAGCGCCGCCTGGCTTACGTCGCATACACCAGGGCACGGTCCGAGTTGCTGCTGACCGCCTCGGTGTGGTCGACGGCGAGCACGCCACGGGTCACCTCGCGCTACCTGACCGAGCTGGTCGACGCAGGCCTGGCCCGGCGGGACACATGGGAGCCGATGCCCGAACCGGAGCCGGGGGAGACCAAGGTGGCGAACCCGCACGACGGTGCGGACTCGGTGCTGTCCTGGCCGACCGACCCGTTGGCGCCGCGGCGCGCGCAGCTGGCCGACGGGGTGCGCCGCGTCTCGGACGCATTGATGGACGGGGTCCAAGACGTGCTGCCGCTCGACGACCGCGAGCAGGAGATCGAGCTGCTGTTGCGCGAGCGCGACCGGCACCGCAGGCGCGGACCGAGCGCTGTGATGTTGCCCCGACACCTGTCCGCCTCCGCCGTGGTCTCGCTCGCCGCCGACCCCGCCGAGTTCACCCGGGAACTGCGCCGGCCGATGCCGTCCCCGCCGGCGCAGGCAGCGCGCCGCGGTACCGCGTTCCACGCCTGGATCGAACAGCACTACGCACGTGCCGCGCTGGTCGACGTCCTGGAGTTGCCCGGGGCCGCCGACGAGGACGCGGACGACGGGGCCGACCTGGAGGCGTTGAAGGACCGCTTCCTCGCCTCCGAGTGGGCGAACCGCACCCCGGAGGAGATCGAGGTGTCCGTCGAGACCTGGATCGACGGCATCGCGGTGCGTGGCCGGATCGACGCGGTGTTCCCGCGCGCTGACGGCGGATTCGTCATCGTCGACTGGAAGACCGGCGCGCGTCCGTCCGGCGCCGCCATGCGGGCGCGTGTCCTGCAGCTGGCGGCATACCGGCTGGCCTTCGCACGGCTGCGCGGCATACCGACCGAGCAGGTGGACGCGGCGTTCTACTACGCCGGAACCGGTGACACCGTCCGGCCCGACCTTCCGGCCGATGACGCGATCGGCGAGCTGCTGCGGGCGATCCCGGGCTGA
- a CDS encoding phosphotransferase yields MLRSPLTLAALATAAVPHFDPTSVQGTSASDDARFQVAYVTTSDGRQWVVRAGLSTAAGAQMEQSDGLLRLLTKRVPFAVPRIEGTAVAEDGTVAAVLPRLPGTSMVWRELRPGSVIARSIGRALAAVHDVDPRAVEEAGLPTYDADAYRARRLATLDRAAATGHVPPALLSRWERALEEVALWKFATCTVHGPLEGSHVLVDGNEVVAMTGWEQAGVSDPAADFAVLSVLAEPAAFDTVLEAYAGARHDGVDTHLERRVRLAAELQRVNALMDAVTAGEEGLVRRRAAALARLAESVDGDESLLPPAPGRRTMPEPAPQDPKPAVDPDDIEVVDFEDAGSDDETVEIPVAQRPGAESDDEPEPSTYPIDEADGSADASVDDGEGQGESGPDGDPQDKDS; encoded by the coding sequence GTGCTCCGCAGCCCGTTGACCCTCGCCGCCCTCGCGACCGCCGCAGTCCCCCATTTCGACCCGACCAGCGTCCAGGGCACGTCGGCGTCCGACGACGCCCGCTTCCAGGTCGCCTATGTGACGACCTCCGACGGCAGGCAGTGGGTGGTCCGCGCCGGCCTGAGCACCGCCGCCGGGGCGCAGATGGAGCAATCGGACGGGTTGCTCCGCCTGCTCACCAAGCGGGTGCCGTTCGCGGTGCCGCGCATCGAGGGCACGGCCGTCGCCGAGGACGGCACCGTGGCGGCCGTTCTGCCGCGACTGCCGGGGACGTCGATGGTATGGCGGGAGCTTCGACCGGGCTCGGTGATCGCCCGCAGCATCGGTCGCGCGCTGGCCGCGGTGCACGACGTCGATCCGCGCGCGGTCGAAGAGGCCGGATTGCCCACCTACGACGCGGACGCCTACCGGGCCCGCCGGCTGGCCACCCTCGACCGTGCCGCGGCGACCGGACACGTTCCGCCGGCTCTGCTGTCGCGCTGGGAGCGGGCGCTGGAAGAGGTCGCGCTCTGGAAGTTCGCGACCTGCACGGTGCACGGTCCGCTGGAGGGATCGCACGTCCTCGTCGACGGCAACGAGGTCGTGGCGATGACCGGCTGGGAGCAGGCCGGGGTGTCCGACCCGGCGGCCGACTTCGCCGTGTTGTCGGTGCTCGCGGAGCCCGCCGCCTTCGACACCGTGCTGGAGGCGTATGCCGGGGCGCGTCACGACGGGGTCGACACGCATCTGGAGCGCCGGGTCCGGCTGGCCGCGGAGCTCCAGCGGGTCAACGCGCTGATGGACGCGGTGACCGCGGGCGAGGAGGGCCTGGTGCGCCGGAGGGCGGCTGCCCTGGCCAGGCTCGCCGAGTCGGTGGACGGCGACGAGTCGCTGCTGCCACCGGCACCCGGCAGGCGCACGATGCCCGAGCCGGCCCCGCAGGATCCGAAACCGGCCGTCGATCCGGACGACATCGAGGTCGTCGACTTCGAGGACGCCGGCTCCGACGACGAGACCGTGGAGATCCCGGTCGCGCAGCGTCCGGGTGCGGAGTCGGACGACGAACCGGAGCCGTCGACCTATCCGATCGATGAGGCCGACGGCTCCGCGGACGCGTCCGTGGACGACGGGGAGGGTCAGGGCGAGTCCGGCCCGGACGGTGATCCGCAGGACAAGGACTCCTGA